Proteins co-encoded in one Spirosoma endbachense genomic window:
- a CDS encoding UxaA family hydrolase yields MKQNVLKIHPNDSVLVALVDLEPGQAVQWEALTLTVTEAIPAKHKLAIQAFAPGDAITMYGVLVGKAKQPISMGGRLTTFNVQHATNSYDLHGSLYQWTPPTVDRWQTQTFMGYHRSDGRVGTANYWLVVPLVFCENRNIQVLEEALVSDLGYSRRHTYQRQTQELMALVQAGHTIEEVLQADLQGAEQSFDGLKRNQLRLFPNIDGVKFLSHEGGCGGTRQDAQALCGLLAGYITHPNVSGATVLSLGCQNAQVAMLQEEIQKRSPQFDKPLFVLEQQTIGTEESLISQALRQTFAGLMQANACVRQPAPLSKLSIGLECGGSDGFSGISANPAVGHASDLVVALGGTVILSEFPELCGVEQELCDRCVDAETAGRFRELMSTYAQRAQEAGSGFDMNPSPGNIRDGLITDAMKSAGASKKGGTSPVVAVLDYPELVTKPGLNLLCTPGNDVESTTAEVGSGATVVLFTTGLGTPTGNPIAPVIKIASNTVLANRMPDIIDVNTGTVIDGNETIQQAGERLLEQIIRVASGEAEVAAVRHGQDDFIPWKRGVSL; encoded by the coding sequence ATGAAACAGAACGTTCTGAAAATACACCCGAACGATTCAGTGCTGGTTGCGCTGGTCGATCTGGAACCGGGTCAGGCTGTGCAATGGGAGGCATTGACCCTGACCGTTACCGAAGCGATTCCGGCAAAGCATAAACTGGCGATTCAGGCATTTGCGCCGGGAGATGCGATTACGATGTATGGGGTTTTGGTCGGAAAGGCCAAACAACCGATTTCGATGGGGGGCCGACTGACGACGTTTAATGTACAACATGCCACGAACAGCTACGACCTGCATGGCTCGTTGTACCAGTGGACACCTCCGACTGTAGACCGTTGGCAGACGCAGACGTTTATGGGCTATCATCGCTCTGATGGTCGCGTTGGAACGGCTAACTACTGGCTCGTGGTGCCACTCGTATTTTGCGAAAATCGCAACATTCAGGTGCTTGAAGAAGCCCTTGTCAGTGATCTGGGCTATTCACGACGGCATACGTACCAGCGACAAACGCAGGAACTGATGGCTTTGGTACAGGCCGGTCATACGATTGAAGAAGTATTGCAGGCTGATTTGCAGGGAGCTGAACAATCCTTCGATGGGCTCAAACGCAATCAGTTACGGTTATTCCCGAATATTGATGGCGTGAAATTTCTTTCACATGAAGGCGGCTGCGGAGGAACCCGACAGGACGCACAGGCACTATGCGGATTGCTGGCAGGCTACATTACCCACCCCAACGTTTCGGGTGCTACCGTGCTGAGTCTGGGTTGCCAGAATGCGCAGGTGGCCATGTTGCAGGAAGAAATTCAGAAGCGAAGCCCGCAGTTCGATAAACCGTTATTTGTGCTGGAACAGCAGACGATTGGTACCGAAGAATCGCTGATCAGCCAGGCGCTTCGGCAGACGTTTGCGGGGTTGATGCAGGCAAACGCCTGTGTCCGGCAACCTGCTCCGCTCAGCAAACTGAGCATCGGGCTTGAATGCGGTGGCTCCGACGGCTTTTCGGGAATTTCGGCCAATCCTGCGGTGGGACATGCCTCTGATTTGGTCGTTGCCCTCGGTGGAACCGTCATTCTATCGGAGTTCCCTGAACTCTGCGGGGTAGAGCAGGAACTCTGCGACCGCTGTGTGGATGCTGAAACGGCCGGCCGGTTCCGGGAACTGATGAGCACTTACGCCCAACGGGCACAGGAAGCCGGATCGGGCTTTGACATGAATCCGTCACCCGGAAACATCCGCGATGGCCTGATCACCGATGCCATGAAGTCGGCCGGAGCCTCCAAAAAAGGAGGGACATCGCCGGTAGTTGCCGTGCTTGACTACCCCGAGCTTGTAACCAAACCAGGCCTGAATCTGCTTTGTACACCCGGCAACGACGTTGAATCGACAACGGCTGAGGTTGGCTCGGGCGCTACAGTTGTGCTGTTCACGACAGGTCTGGGAACGCCAACCGGCAATCCGATTGCACCTGTTATTAAAATTGCCAGCAATACGGTTCTGGCCAATCGAATGCCCGACATTATCGATGTCAACACGGGAACGGTTATCGACGGCAACGAAACGATTCAACAGGCGGGCGAAAGACTGCTGGAACAGATTATCCGGGTAGCCAGTGGCGAAGCCGAAGTTGCTGCTGTCCGTCACGGACAAGACGATTTTATCCCCTGGAAACGGGGCGTTTCACTCTAA
- a CDS encoding DoxX family protein, with amino-acid sequence MNPKIKRIATIVVTVLAAGMVILSGVMKLTHSAQIVETLSKVGVGPYITMLGLMEIGFSALFLYPKTMKLGFILLSCYFAGALATELSHGTPLNALTPMILIWIATFLRDRNVFLATAE; translated from the coding sequence ATGAATCCAAAAATAAAACGTATTGCCACCATTGTCGTGACGGTTCTGGCCGCTGGAATGGTGATATTGAGTGGCGTGATGAAATTAACGCACTCGGCTCAGATCGTTGAAACACTCTCCAAAGTGGGTGTAGGGCCCTACATTACGATGCTGGGACTAATGGAAATTGGCTTTTCTGCGCTGTTTCTGTACCCAAAAACAATGAAGCTGGGCTTTATTCTATTGTCTTGTTACTTTGCAGGCGCCCTGGCGACCGAACTTTCGCATGGCACGCCACTGAATGCGCTGACTCCAATGATACTCATCTGGATTGCCACCTTCCTGCGTGACCGGAACGTATTCCTGGCAACGGCTGAATAA
- a CDS encoding tagaturonate reductase translates to MDSLTIQSLSSIQSQTDVSLPSDELLQLPERVLQFGTGVLLRGLPDYLIDKANRQGIFNGRIVVVKSTDGGDMTAFTRQDNLYTLCIRGVENRRTVEQNVVCSAISRVLSAKQSWDEILKFAASPDLQIVISNTTEIGIQLVQDDIRQSPPESFPGKLLAVLYARFQAFNGDPTKGLVIVPTELIPENGTKLEGILLELAHRNGLESAFIDWLETANTCCNSLVDRIVPGRPDPATQHALTEQLGYEDDLLTISEAFKLWAIEGDEHVQEVLSFHQTDENVIIRPNIDLFRELKLRLLNGTHTLSCGLAFLSGFDTVREAMDDEVLSAFVSNVMLAELIPGIPYQVDEKTAQRFGFQVLDRFRNPFIEHRWLAITMQYSAKMQMRNVPTLLHYYQKLAVTPRYISLGFAAYLLFMRATTQEDEVWYGERNGEAYPIYDAQAGYFAELWASLTPEELTKTVLQNTTLWGHDLSQLPGFADAVVNHLTQMLDKGVLATVSAYFGQVQPEALIK, encoded by the coding sequence ATGGACTCATTAACAATACAATCGCTATCAAGTATTCAGTCGCAAACCGACGTCAGCCTTCCTTCTGATGAGTTGTTACAACTTCCGGAGCGGGTACTCCAATTCGGAACGGGGGTGTTGTTGCGGGGACTGCCCGACTACCTGATCGACAAGGCGAACCGGCAGGGAATTTTTAACGGGCGAATTGTGGTCGTAAAATCGACCGATGGAGGAGATATGACAGCCTTTACCCGGCAGGATAATCTGTATACGCTTTGCATCCGGGGTGTCGAAAATCGCCGGACCGTTGAACAGAATGTTGTTTGCTCGGCCATTAGTCGGGTGTTGTCGGCCAAACAATCATGGGATGAGATCCTCAAATTTGCTGCTAGCCCTGATTTACAGATCGTGATTTCAAACACGACCGAAATAGGCATTCAGCTCGTGCAGGATGATATCCGCCAGTCGCCCCCCGAATCGTTTCCCGGTAAACTACTGGCCGTATTGTACGCTCGTTTTCAGGCTTTCAATGGTGATCCGACAAAAGGGCTGGTCATTGTGCCGACAGAACTTATTCCGGAAAACGGCACCAAACTGGAAGGAATTCTATTGGAATTAGCGCATCGGAATGGTTTGGAAAGTGCGTTTATCGATTGGCTCGAAACGGCCAATACCTGCTGTAACTCGCTGGTCGATCGCATTGTACCCGGTCGTCCTGACCCTGCTACTCAGCATGCCCTGACCGAGCAACTGGGCTACGAAGATGACTTGCTGACCATTTCGGAAGCGTTTAAATTGTGGGCCATCGAGGGCGACGAACACGTTCAGGAAGTGCTATCGTTTCATCAGACCGACGAGAACGTGATCATCCGGCCTAATATCGACCTGTTCCGTGAACTGAAATTACGCCTGCTGAACGGCACCCATACATTGAGTTGTGGACTGGCTTTCCTGAGCGGGTTCGATACTGTTCGTGAGGCAATGGACGATGAAGTCCTGTCGGCTTTTGTCAGCAATGTGATGCTGGCCGAACTGATTCCGGGTATTCCGTATCAGGTCGATGAGAAAACAGCGCAACGATTTGGTTTTCAGGTGCTGGATCGGTTTAGGAATCCATTCATCGAGCACCGTTGGCTGGCTATTACCATGCAATATTCGGCCAAGATGCAGATGCGGAATGTACCGACGTTGCTCCATTACTACCAGAAATTAGCCGTAACTCCCCGGTACATATCACTGGGCTTTGCTGCTTATCTGTTGTTCATGCGGGCCACTACGCAGGAGGATGAAGTCTGGTATGGCGAACGGAATGGCGAAGCATACCCGATCTATGATGCGCAGGCGGGTTATTTTGCTGAGCTCTGGGCCAGTCTGACACCTGAAGAATTGACAAAAACCGTATTACAAAACACAACTCTCTGGGGGCATGACCTGAGCCAGTTACCTGGCTTTGCTGATGCGGTAGTCAATCACCTGACGCAAATGCTTGATAAAGGTGTGCTGGCAACGGTGTCGGCCTATTTTGGTCAGGTGCAACCGGAAGCGCTAATAAAATGA
- a CDS encoding beta/alpha barrel domain-containing protein gives MPVFSPEKILDLVIQHPIVPVFYHADVDHAKAIVQACYDGGLRVFEFTNRGDKALSVFTQLVGYVREQCPGMAMGIGTILTPALAIQFIDAGADFVVQPVTTATVGDVCRERGIPWVPAGSTLNEIYQATLLGASLVKVFPGNVVGPDFIKAIKGPMPGLKLMVTGGVEPTIDSLTTWFRAGVTAVGIGSQLFSGKSAEPEFLRERVAALVQTISPFIPQPV, from the coding sequence ATGCCGGTTTTCTCCCCCGAAAAAATTCTTGATCTGGTTATACAGCATCCTATTGTTCCAGTGTTTTACCATGCTGATGTCGACCATGCCAAGGCGATTGTACAAGCCTGCTACGATGGTGGTTTGCGCGTGTTTGAGTTCACAAATCGGGGCGACAAAGCATTGTCAGTCTTTACGCAATTAGTAGGTTATGTACGGGAACAGTGTCCTGGCATGGCAATGGGAATCGGTACGATACTGACACCCGCATTGGCCATCCAATTTATTGACGCAGGAGCTGATTTTGTGGTGCAGCCAGTTACAACTGCCACTGTAGGCGATGTGTGCCGGGAGCGGGGTATTCCCTGGGTGCCTGCCGGATCAACCCTGAACGAGATTTACCAGGCTACTTTGCTGGGTGCCAGTCTGGTGAAAGTTTTTCCGGGAAATGTAGTTGGCCCCGATTTCATCAAAGCCATTAAAGGGCCGATGCCGGGTTTGAAATTGATGGTTACAGGTGGCGTTGAGCCGACGATCGACAGCCTGACAACCTGGTTTCGGGCGGGCGTTACGGCCGTTGGTATTGGCTCGCAATTATTTTCGGGCAAAAGTGCCGAACCCGAATTCCTGCGCGAACGCGTAGCAGCCCTTGTTCAAACGATCTCTCCCTTTATTCCGCAACCTGTATGA
- a CDS encoding sugar kinase: MTKVCCFGELLLRFSPVSNGEWIRQTSMPVYVGGAELNVATALAIWGVPVKYSTVLPENSLANDITDYIVGKGIDPSGIVRFGQRVGSYFLPQGTDLKNAGVIYDRAHSAFSELTAGKVDWDEVLQNTSWLHVSAISPALNASVAEACRELMATASARGITVSIDLNYRARLWQYGVAPTEIMPDLVAYCDVVMGNIWAANTLLGIPVDERSLESDQQADYISHAQGTSEAIIKRFPRCKVVANTFRFDKEPTGLRYYTTLFVDGQQYVSPELLTDSVVDRVGSGDCFMAGLIYGLYNRHSPQDIVNFAAEAAFGKLQEMGDATGQTIEDVKKRIHSVSIY, encoded by the coding sequence ATGACAAAAGTCTGCTGTTTTGGCGAGTTATTATTGCGGTTTTCGCCAGTATCCAATGGCGAATGGATTCGACAGACATCGATGCCAGTGTATGTAGGCGGAGCTGAGCTGAACGTAGCAACGGCGTTGGCAATCTGGGGCGTTCCGGTGAAGTACAGCACGGTTCTTCCCGAAAATTCACTGGCCAATGACATTACGGACTATATTGTCGGCAAAGGCATCGATCCATCGGGGATCGTTCGGTTTGGGCAGCGAGTGGGTAGTTATTTTCTACCCCAAGGTACTGATCTTAAAAATGCGGGCGTAATTTATGATCGGGCCCATTCTGCATTTTCAGAACTGACAGCAGGCAAAGTTGACTGGGACGAAGTGCTGCAAAATACAAGCTGGTTGCACGTTAGCGCGATCAGTCCCGCGTTGAACGCATCTGTAGCGGAGGCTTGCCGGGAACTGATGGCTACAGCCTCGGCCAGAGGAATTACTGTTTCGATCGATCTGAATTACCGGGCGCGGCTCTGGCAATATGGCGTTGCTCCAACCGAAATTATGCCTGATCTGGTTGCGTATTGCGATGTGGTGATGGGAAATATCTGGGCGGCTAACACGTTGCTGGGCATTCCCGTTGATGAACGTAGCCTAGAAAGTGACCAGCAGGCCGATTATATCAGTCATGCACAGGGTACTTCAGAGGCCATTATAAAACGTTTCCCACGCTGCAAAGTCGTTGCGAATACGTTCCGGTTCGATAAAGAACCGACTGGGTTGCGGTATTACACCACTTTATTTGTGGATGGTCAGCAATATGTTTCGCCCGAGCTACTGACCGATTCGGTCGTGGATCGGGTAGGTAGTGGCGACTGCTTCATGGCTGGCCTGATTTACGGACTTTACAATCGACATTCCCCGCAGGATATTGTCAATTTCGCTGCTGAGGCTGCTTTTGGGAAATTGCAGGAAATGGGCGATGCTACAGGGCAGACAATAGAAGACGTAAAAAAACGGATTCATTCGGTAAGTATTTATTAA
- the fbp gene encoding class 1 fructose-bisphosphatase, translating into MEITASHPLALPVGVTLDRYIMHRQTAFPYATGELSQLLRDIALAGKIIHREVNRAGLIDLTGGMGVQNVQGESQQKLDMIANIRFSRALKNGGEACAIISEEEEDIIYTGNNNGKYVVAIDPLDGSSNIDVNVSIGTIFSIYRRVTPIGTAPTLEDFLQGGRRQVAAGYILYGSSTIMVYTTGHSANGFTYDASLGEFILSHPDIHSPVDGQIYSCNDGNLDDYELGVQDYLTTCRRNKYTARYIGSLVGDFHRNLLKGGIYLYPPTKKNPDGKLRLLYEAFPLAFLAEMAGCLASSGQQAVLDIKPSALHQRTPLYIGSPVMVDNLVNLLK; encoded by the coding sequence ATGGAAATAACAGCCTCACATCCACTCGCGCTGCCAGTTGGTGTAACCCTCGACCGGTACATCATGCACCGCCAAACGGCATTCCCGTATGCAACCGGTGAACTCTCGCAGTTACTGCGCGACATTGCACTGGCCGGAAAAATCATTCATAGAGAGGTTAATCGGGCCGGGTTGATCGATTTAACGGGCGGAATGGGCGTTCAGAACGTGCAGGGTGAAAGCCAGCAGAAGCTCGATATGATCGCTAATATTCGCTTTAGCCGGGCGCTGAAAAATGGGGGTGAAGCCTGTGCTATTATTTCGGAAGAAGAGGAAGATATTATTTACACGGGCAACAATAACGGTAAATATGTTGTCGCGATCGATCCGCTGGATGGATCATCCAATATCGATGTAAACGTGTCGATAGGCACTATTTTTTCGATCTATCGGCGCGTTACACCCATTGGTACGGCGCCAACGCTGGAAGATTTTCTTCAGGGAGGGCGTCGGCAGGTCGCAGCTGGCTATATCCTTTATGGTTCATCAACCATCATGGTTTATACGACAGGGCACAGCGCCAACGGGTTCACCTACGATGCGTCGCTGGGCGAATTTATCCTGTCGCATCCCGACATCCACAGCCCGGTTGATGGCCAGATCTATTCCTGCAATGACGGAAATCTGGACGACTATGAACTTGGTGTTCAGGACTACCTCACAACGTGCCGCCGTAACAAGTATACGGCTCGTTATATTGGCTCGCTGGTGGGCGATTTTCACCGGAATCTGCTGAAAGGAGGTATTTATTTATATCCTCCAACGAAGAAGAATCCGGATGGTAAACTTCGTCTGCTTTACGAAGCGTTTCCACTGGCATTTCTGGCCGAAATGGCTGGCTGTTTAGCCTCGTCGGGTCAGCAGGCAGTTCTGGATATCAAACCATCCGCCCTACACCAGCGTACACCTTTATACATTGGTTCGCCGGTTATGGTTGACAATCTGGTTAACTTGTTGAAATAG
- the uxaC gene encoding glucuronate isomerase → MKKPFLNDDFLLQTETARQLYHEFAKPMPIIDYHCHLPPDQIAGNRQFENLTQIWLYGDHYKWRAMRTNGVDESFCTGNQSDYDKFQKWAETVPYTVRNPLYHWTHLELQRYFGITETLNGQSARRIYEACTEKLQLPDYSVRSLLQRMNVETVCTTDDPVDSLEHHQKLLDERVAGTEFGVSVLPTFRADKTMAVEDARSFNLYVARLEAASNTAITSFSDFLEALRQRHDYFAEMGCKLSDHGLEQVYAENYRESDVRAIFDKIRSGKSLTDSEVLVFKSAMLVNLAEMDWEKGWTQQFHLGALRNNNTRMLQQLGPDTGWDSIGDFTQARALARFLDRLDTTDKLAKTILYNLNPADNELMATMIGNFNDGSVAGKIQFGSGWWFLDQKEGMERQINTLSNMGLLSRFVGMLTDSRSFLSYPRHEYFRRILCNLFGNDIENGELPDDMAWMGQVVQNICYGNAKTYFGFSHEPASFAV, encoded by the coding sequence ATGAAAAAGCCCTTTCTAAACGACGATTTTTTATTACAGACTGAAACAGCCCGGCAGCTTTATCATGAGTTTGCCAAGCCTATGCCAATCATCGACTATCATTGCCATCTGCCACCAGACCAGATAGCCGGGAATCGCCAGTTTGAGAACCTGACGCAAATCTGGCTCTATGGCGATCATTACAAGTGGCGGGCGATGCGCACGAACGGTGTAGATGAAAGCTTCTGCACGGGAAATCAGTCTGATTACGATAAGTTTCAGAAATGGGCCGAAACTGTACCGTATACGGTTCGCAACCCGCTTTATCACTGGACGCACCTGGAGCTACAGCGGTATTTTGGCATTACTGAAACACTTAACGGACAGAGCGCCCGGCGTATTTATGAGGCCTGTACCGAGAAATTACAGTTACCAGATTATTCGGTCAGGAGTCTGCTTCAACGAATGAATGTCGAAACCGTTTGTACGACCGACGATCCGGTAGATTCACTCGAACATCATCAAAAGTTGCTCGACGAGCGGGTGGCCGGGACAGAATTTGGCGTTAGTGTTCTGCCAACATTTCGGGCCGATAAGACAATGGCTGTTGAAGATGCGAGGTCGTTTAACCTTTATGTTGCCCGGCTGGAAGCGGCCAGTAATACCGCCATTACGAGCTTCAGCGATTTTCTGGAGGCTCTGCGCCAGCGTCACGATTACTTTGCTGAAATGGGGTGTAAACTATCAGACCACGGTCTGGAGCAGGTTTACGCTGAAAACTATCGGGAGTCTGACGTTCGGGCTATTTTCGACAAGATACGTTCGGGCAAATCACTTACTGATTCTGAAGTTCTGGTGTTCAAATCGGCTATGCTGGTCAATTTAGCCGAAATGGATTGGGAAAAAGGCTGGACTCAACAGTTTCACTTAGGCGCACTTCGTAACAACAACACGCGCATGTTACAGCAACTCGGTCCGGACACGGGCTGGGACAGCATCGGTGATTTTACGCAGGCTCGTGCGCTGGCCCGATTCCTCGATCGGCTGGATACCACCGATAAACTGGCTAAAACTATTTTGTATAACCTGAATCCAGCCGACAATGAACTGATGGCTACCATGATCGGCAATTTTAACGACGGGTCAGTAGCGGGTAAAATTCAGTTCGGTTCAGGCTGGTGGTTTTTAGATCAGAAAGAGGGTATGGAGCGCCAGATCAATACGCTTTCAAACATGGGTTTACTGAGCCGTTTTGTGGGTATGCTGACGGATTCGCGGAGTTTCCTGTCGTATCCGCGGCATGAATATTTTCGCCGGATTTTATGCAACCTGTTCGGGAACGACATCGAAAATGGTGAACTTCCTGACGACATGGCCTGGATGGGACAAGTCGTTCAGAATATCTGCTACGGTAATGCCAAAACCTATTTTGGCTTCAGCCACGAACCAGCTTCATTCGCTGTTTAA
- a CDS encoding winged helix-turn-helix transcriptional regulator: protein MNAVIEEAVPYAWGRKHPTIVECTQSLKGVQDALYVLNGKWKLPIIIALSHGPMRFRELQRTIRTVTARVLSKELKELEMNEFLIRHVYPTTPVTIEYELTPYSETLDSVIEALRNWGLQHRERILKKDHSIDANFPEA from the coding sequence ATGAATGCAGTCATTGAAGAGGCCGTACCATATGCATGGGGGCGAAAACACCCTACCATTGTCGAGTGTACACAAAGCCTGAAAGGTGTGCAGGATGCGCTCTATGTACTGAATGGAAAGTGGAAACTCCCAATCATCATTGCGTTAAGCCACGGCCCTATGCGCTTCCGGGAACTTCAGCGAACCATTCGCACCGTTACCGCCCGCGTGCTTAGTAAAGAATTGAAGGAACTGGAAATGAATGAATTCCTCATACGACACGTGTATCCAACAACGCCCGTAACCATCGAATATGAGCTAACCCCTTATAGCGAAACACTGGATAGTGTCATCGAAGCCCTTCGGAATTGGGGGCTTCAGCACCGGGAACGTATTTTAAAGAAAGACCACAGCATAGACGCAAACTTCCCGGAAGCCTGA
- a CDS encoding MFS transporter: MTKSIGNYRWTIVALLFFATTINYLDRQVVGLLKPTLEKEFNWSEIDYSRIVQVFSAAYAIGLLLFGRVIDRIGTKTGYTIAIVFWSIAAMAHALATSTFGFILARIGLGLGEAGNFPAAIKTVAEWFPKRERALATGIFNSGANIGAVIAPVVVPWILGIYGWQMAFLATGAVGFIWLIFWYIGYEIPTKQAKLSKAEFDYIHSDNETTPDEAADHGKPVSWGKLLSFRQTWAFVFGKMLTDPIWWFFLFWLQDYFSTTFNLDTKKPNLYLAVLYTLVSIGSIGGGYLSSWLIGRGWSVWRARKTAMFIFALLVVPVIAVRFGPGIWTAVALIGLAGAAHQAWSANIFTTASDMFPKRTVSSVVGIGSMAGSVGGIIFPEIVGRVLDSYKKAGDLQSGYGIIFLICGSAYLLAWLVMHLLTPKMQPVNLEPQQSEPVA, translated from the coding sequence ATGACTAAATCCATAGGAAATTATCGCTGGACTATTGTTGCGTTGTTATTTTTTGCGACGACGATTAACTACCTCGACCGGCAGGTGGTGGGCTTGCTTAAACCCACTCTGGAAAAGGAGTTCAATTGGTCAGAGATCGATTACAGTCGAATTGTACAGGTGTTCTCGGCAGCTTATGCCATTGGGTTGTTGCTCTTTGGGCGGGTTATTGACCGTATTGGCACCAAAACGGGCTACACGATCGCCATTGTTTTCTGGAGCATAGCCGCTATGGCACATGCGCTGGCAACCAGTACGTTTGGCTTTATTCTGGCCCGGATCGGGCTGGGGCTGGGTGAGGCCGGAAACTTCCCGGCGGCTATCAAAACGGTGGCTGAGTGGTTTCCCAAAAGAGAACGTGCACTGGCAACGGGTATTTTTAACTCGGGAGCTAATATAGGAGCTGTCATTGCACCCGTTGTGGTCCCCTGGATTCTGGGGATATATGGGTGGCAGATGGCCTTCCTCGCAACAGGAGCGGTAGGTTTCATTTGGCTGATTTTCTGGTATATTGGGTATGAAATACCCACTAAACAGGCTAAACTGTCGAAAGCTGAATTTGATTACATTCACAGCGATAATGAAACGACGCCCGACGAAGCCGCTGATCACGGAAAACCCGTTTCGTGGGGCAAACTGCTGAGTTTTCGGCAAACCTGGGCGTTCGTTTTCGGGAAGATGCTTACTGATCCGATCTGGTGGTTTTTCCTGTTCTGGCTTCAGGATTATTTTTCAACGACGTTCAATCTGGATACCAAGAAGCCAAATTTATACCTGGCAGTCTTATACACGCTGGTCAGTATTGGCAGCATTGGTGGTGGCTATCTGTCATCGTGGCTGATTGGACGGGGCTGGAGTGTGTGGAGAGCCCGTAAAACGGCTATGTTCATTTTCGCGCTGCTGGTCGTTCCGGTTATCGCGGTTCGGTTTGGGCCAGGCATCTGGACGGCGGTGGCGCTGATTGGGCTTGCCGGGGCAGCCCACCAGGCCTGGAGCGCCAATATCTTTACGACGGCCTCCGATATGTTTCCCAAACGGACCGTTAGCTCAGTAGTTGGTATCGGAAGTATGGCAGGCTCAGTAGGTGGTATTATATTCCCTGAAATTGTTGGACGCGTTCTGGATAGCTATAAGAAAGCAGGCGATTTACAAAGTGGATACGGAATTATTTTCCTGATTTGTGGCTCAGCTTACCTGCTTGCATGGCTTGTTATGCACTTGCTTACCCCAAAAATGCAGCCCGTTAACCTGGAGCCTCAACAGTCGGAGCCAGTAGCCTAA
- the pelA gene encoding pectate lyase, whose protein sequence is MLYYQRSNGGWPQPGGDAINYNRILTSTQKQQLIAEKNNLDATIDDKSTTHEINYLVASFKQTQNDDYRKAAERGIIYLLTAQKKNGGWAQFYPDSSSYRKQITYNDNAMVDVLWVMKSITDGTNSFDVVDKQLVPKAQKAVDRGVDCILKTQYSQKGILTAWCAQHDRITLQPTGARTFELPSLSGNESVGILEFLMSIDNPSDRIRKSVRAATAWLESVRLPDIATKIIIDPSQPKGKDVVVVQEPGSTRWARFYDLDTNKPFFCGRNGIKKYALAEIENERRVGYAWYGIWPAKLLATDYPNWAKKWGK, encoded by the coding sequence ATGCTGTACTATCAGCGAAGCAACGGAGGTTGGCCGCAGCCAGGGGGAGATGCCATCAACTATAACCGTATCCTGACATCAACCCAGAAACAACAGCTTATAGCGGAGAAAAATAACCTCGATGCAACCATCGACGATAAATCTACAACCCACGAAATCAATTACCTGGTCGCGTCGTTCAAACAAACCCAAAACGATGACTATCGGAAAGCAGCCGAACGAGGAATCATCTACCTGCTGACGGCGCAGAAAAAAAACGGAGGCTGGGCACAATTCTATCCCGATTCGAGCAGTTACCGCAAGCAGATTACCTATAACGACAATGCCATGGTCGATGTGCTTTGGGTTATGAAATCCATCACAGATGGAACAAATTCGTTCGATGTGGTTGATAAACAACTTGTCCCAAAAGCGCAAAAGGCCGTCGATCGGGGTGTCGATTGTATTCTGAAGACCCAGTATAGTCAGAAGGGAATCCTGACTGCCTGGTGCGCCCAGCACGACCGTATTACCTTACAACCTACGGGCGCCCGTACATTTGAGTTGCCATCCCTAAGTGGCAATGAGAGCGTTGGTATTCTGGAATTTTTAATGAGTATCGACAACCCATCGGATCGGATCAGGAAGTCCGTTCGGGCGGCAACGGCCTGGCTTGAATCGGTCAGATTGCCGGATATCGCGACCAAAATCATCATTGATCCCAGCCAGCCGAAGGGTAAAGATGTTGTTGTTGTGCAGGAGCCGGGCTCAACCCGTTGGGCCCGATTTTATGATCTCGACACAAACAAACCGTTCTTTTGCGGTCGGAATGGGATTAAGAAATACGCCCTTGCCGAGATTGAAAACGAACGACGGGTTGGCTATGCCTGGTATGGCATCTGGCCTGCCAAATTGCTGGCTACCGATTACCCAAACTGGGCAAAGAAGTGGGGTAAATAA